One Candidatus Dormiibacterota bacterium DNA window includes the following coding sequences:
- a CDS encoding class I SAM-dependent methyltransferase, whose translation MTAGSPRVRRFFDRAAHLYDTGALQRVVYRAAHDAVVAELRAEGSRRVLDVGCGTGILAARIGADARGPRVVGCDLSMGMLRRAAARVRGAWVQGDALRLPLRDGALDAVVTTQAFHFLPDRRAALAEFHRVLRPGGLLVIAMINPRTPAMSRLMSGAGTRLLGAGSWPTRGELRAEVASSGFEVRAQRGARDLAHTVVTVATVRRHQTGPVRHRRQGGMS comes from the coding sequence GTGACCGCCGGCTCGCCGCGGGTCCGGCGCTTCTTCGACCGCGCCGCGCACCTGTACGACACCGGGGCGCTGCAGCGGGTGGTGTACCGCGCCGCCCACGACGCGGTCGTCGCCGAGCTGCGGGCCGAGGGGTCGCGCCGGGTGCTCGACGTCGGCTGCGGCACCGGCATCCTCGCCGCGCGGATCGGTGCGGATGCCCGGGGTCCGCGGGTGGTGGGCTGCGACCTGTCGATGGGGATGCTGCGGCGCGCCGCCGCACGCGTCCGCGGCGCCTGGGTGCAGGGCGACGCGCTCCGCCTGCCGCTGCGCGACGGCGCCCTCGACGCGGTGGTGACCACCCAGGCCTTCCACTTCCTGCCCGATCGCCGCGCCGCGCTCGCCGAGTTCCACCGGGTGCTCCGCCCCGGCGGCCTGCTGGTGATCGCCATGATCAACCCGCGCACGCCGGCGATGAGCCGGCTGATGAGCGGGGCGGGCACCCGCCTGCTCGGCGCCGGCTCCTGGCCGACCCGCGGCGAGCTTCGCGCCGAGGTGGCGTCGTCGGGCTTCGAGGTGCGCGCCCAGCGGGGCGCCCGCGACCTCGCCCACACCGTGGTCACCGTCGCCACCGTGCGGCGGCACCAGACAGGACCCGTGCGCCACCGGCGCCAAGGAGGGATGAGCTGA